The Glaciimonas sp. PCH181 nucleotide sequence TGCCAGTCTCCACAGCACGCGCGAAACATGTCATCACAAGAAATCGGTCCAAAGTTAAATCCTCCATTCATGCATTAAGAGCATGAAACATATACAAAGATACGATCTTATCGAATTTCAAGCATGAGCGCATAGTTCTCCCCACGGCAGGTCAGCCAACGCTGGTTGACCATGAATAATCTACAGGAGAACTTTTATGTCCCGCTTGCAAGGCAAACGTACTCTCATCACCGGCGGCACCAGTGGCATTGGCCTTGAAACAGCCAAGCAGTTCCTCGCCGAAGGCGCACGCGTCATCGTCACCGGCGTCAATCCAGATTCTATTGCGAAGGCCAAGGCGGAACTTGGCACCGAGGTTCTGGTGCTGCGCGCCGATTCAGCCAACGTGGTCGCTCAGAAGGAGTTGGCGCAAGCCGTCCAGGCTCACTATGGTCAGCTCGATATCGCCTTTCTCAACGCCGGCGTATCCGTTTGGGCGCCGATCGAAGAGTGGACGGAAGAGATGTTCGATCGCTCGTTCGACATCAACGTCAAGGGGCCCTACTTCCTGATCCAGGCGCTGTTGCCTGTCTTCGCGAACCCCGCATCGGTGGTGCTCAATACGTCGATCAACGCGCACGTCGGCGCGGCGCATTCGTCGGTATATGCCGCAACCAAGGCTGCATTTCTGAACATGTCGAAGACGCTTTCGAGCGAACTGCTCGGACGCGGCATTCGCGTCAACACCGTCAGTCCTGGCCCGGTTGAAACGCCGCTGTACGACAAGCTCGGCATCCCCGATGCCTACCGCGACCAGGTCAACAAGGACATTGCCGCAACCATTCCGTTCGGTCGCTTCGGCACGCCGGAGGAAGTGGCCAAGGCGGTGCTGTACCTCGCTTCCGACGAGTCCCGATGGACTGTCGGCTCCGAAATCATCGTTGACGGCGGCCGCACGCTCAACGGCTGATTGCAGACGACACCTGAAGGAGCGCTCTCATGACGACTCTTTCTACCAGCCTTTGAGCTATCACCCTCAGCAGGATTTCTCGAAGCCACACGAGTAAATTATCCGCGATGCGCCCGCTCCACACGCGTGGGGTGGGCTTCATTTTTACAGGGGACATTCCAATGCCACAAACGTAATTGACACTCGTCAGCCACCCTCTTTGCCCTTTCGTTCAGCGGGTCGCCATCGTGTTGCTTGAAAAAGGGATTTCTTTCGGTCATCGCTGAAATTCTGCCATAGCCCGAGTTACAATGTATATATACGGCTTGACTTAGCAAATATGAGATCAATGCAGCGTATTGGACTGATACCGCTGTGCACAAATGAGTTCATGGCGCTCCATGACATGTCTTTGATCCGTGCAAAATCTATAGTGAATTCCGCATCTTCCTTGCTAGCCTCCGACTTGTTCGGGCCGCTGAACGAAAAACCAACGCGGCATGGTCCTTTGTTTGTCGTGATCGCATACCGGGAGTTTTTTGCTTAGGATACTCTCTGGTTTTACAATTAAGGCGAAGCAAAGGGACCTGTGCGATTGAGGGGCTTAGCTTGTCCATGCGAGTCATATTTTGGAATCAAGTTGTCACTCTCACGCCAACTTAGCAATCCGTCGTGCCAATGCCAATGCCACCGCCAAAACAAACCGCACAAGTCACAGAATTGTGCGGTTTTGTTATTTTTTTGGGAGTGGAGGGATATAGTCACGACGTTCAATTATCAATAAAATCAATTACAAAGATGGGCCAAGAATAAGCACAAATCAACAATTCTTACCCAGGAATGCCTTGTCTTCACCGAGCGCGGGCTGTACTTCTTCGTTTAACAAATCAATCCAAGCCCGTGTTTTAGCTTCCATAAACCTCCAAGATGGATACAGTGCATACACACCAATCTCGGGTGACCGGAACGCTCCCAGCAGGCGCACCAGAGAACCGTCCCTAAGCCCGTCGATTGCTATATAAGCAGGGAGCGATACCAACGCCTTGCAACACGGCGTTAAGCACCACATCAGGTGTTTCTCCAATAGGGGCCCCGTTACATCGATTACGTGTCTGGTTTCACCCTCGGTCAGTTCCCATTGCCTGTTCACCGATGGGTTGAACAAGCACCATTGCCAGCAATTTAAGGCTGCACCAATACTGACGTAGGAAGCTGGCTATCGTGCTGGCCTCCTACGTACTCCATTTTAATTTGCCAGCTTGCCTGGGCGTCCTGCCTTACTACGACGCGCACCAGATATCTCACCGTGACCAAACACACGCCGACGGTTTGACACTTTCTTCTTCAGATATTGATTTTTTTTGTCAGACTTCACCACTTTTAGCAAGTTAGCACGCAGCTCGTCATCATCGCGATTGATCATGCTTTTTCAGCATCCTGTCAGGTTCTGCTAGCACCAAATCCATGGCTGCCATTCCCGAAAGACTTCGTGGCTGATTTGCAGAGGTAGCTCGTTCGAAAGAAGAAATCTGCGATGCTTTGATTATCATCGCGGTGGATGTGATAGTAAGGGTTCTTCGGTATCTCAACTAAACCTACTACGTCATCAGCTGGCAATCCTAACGCGCTGGCCCAAGCGTCATGGAGTCGGTTAAACATGTTGTCGCGTCCAGGGGAATATGTGCCCAGTGCGCAGAACGCATCATAGTTCAGAAGTATAGCCAAGTGGTAATGGGGGCGACTATGTTGGCCCACCTCTTGGCCCAAACATAGCGCACCACAGTGTCATGTGCATACTTGTTTTCTCGAAGCGCCAGTTGACGGTTGTGTCTGATCTTTGCTTTAAAGGATTCAATGAAACGCTCAATGATTTCGCTTTGATACGAGAAGTCATGCGTGTTCTGGTTAGGGGGAAAACGAAGATCAAACCGGAACGCAAATACGCGCAGATATTGGTCGAGAGCGCGCGTCATCGTTTGATGAAGTCGATGAAGGTATTCACGTATGAAAGGTCCCTTTTCGAATTGTATTGGCAAGCCTAGGTAGGTACTATCGAAATGAAGAGTGAGGTTAGAATTATCAGGATGACGGATCATTTTAATACTCCAGTGATGAGGTTCATACCATCAGGACACGGAGTATTTTCTTTCGTGAGTTCGACACGAAAAGTGCAATCACCACACCGCGTTAGTGAGCCATTGCACAGCACATTCGAATCATAGTTCGACTGGATTCGATTGTGGTATTCGTAGATCTAGATTACAGGTAAAGAGGACTGAGATACTAGGATGGACTCACGTGCGAGATGGTTCTGTACCTTGCATTCCAAGTGCAGTGCATGAATAAAACGATCAACGAATCAGCCGATGGTTTCGCTAGCAAAACTCAATGACAGTCTTATTTATTCTTCGCTTCGCAATAAGTGAAAGCCACCTCTAGGAGGTAGGCAGTTCTGCTTGTCAGGTAAGTTATGGATAAGCACGTATAGGATAGGTATCAGATAAATCAATAAAAAAGACTGCTTAAAACACATAAGAAGTGCTAGACAAATCTCATGATAGATATTACCTAAAGCATTAGATAAATCTTTAGGAAAGACTGCATAAAGGACACAACAAGTGCTATACAAATCGCATAATAGATGCCATATAAAACATAGTACCAATACCGATAATCTCAACTCCGATATCGCTGCCTATAGCATTAGAAAAGTGATCAAATCTAGTCAGGAGAGGCAAGTTGATTACTCTGGGAAATTATTGGACAAGATCGAATCACCGCAGCAACAAAGACCGCAGTATCGAGTACGCATCAGAAAAGCATCTAGGACCGGTGCGCATCAGAAAAATGTCGACGGAAGATAAAGTTCAATACAAAGATCAACGACAAAGTAGACAGCAGGTGTCGGTGTAGATGATTTTATTGGATAAATCAGTTCTTCAGATGCATGAACGCGCCGTCGAGTATCCGACTAAAGAAGGGCAATATAAGTTGGGATTTTTTATCATAGAGAGAGCGAACTGTGTACGCATCGATTTCGTCTTTCGTGCTGGGCACGACATGCGGTACGCAGACTACTGACAGCAACACCTCCCCGCGTTCCACACACTGACCGGCGATATCGGTGCTACGGTGCTACGGTGCTACATGTAGCACCGTAGCACACAATTCGAGCTGCAATTATTATTGACAGAACAAACCGACTTCATTTTTACCAACGGTGGGTGGCTAATTGATCTGGGTAAAAATATTTTGGAGATCCCGCCCGCACGCGTAAAACCCGCGAATGGCGCGCGCTTCAACGCCCTGAAATTGTAAAAAAAAATCCAGGACATTGCCTGGGCTAATCGGAATTAGAAAATGACTGCTACAGCGCTACCTATAGCAGTCATAGTGCAGCCTACATGGACGAAAATATGGCAGGTCTGTTCAAGCGACTGAAATGCTCGTGGTTCAGAAAGACGGCCGCGGT carries:
- a CDS encoding SDR family oxidoreductase, with amino-acid sequence MSRLQGKRTLITGGTSGIGLETAKQFLAEGARVIVTGVNPDSIAKAKAELGTEVLVLRADSANVVAQKELAQAVQAHYGQLDIAFLNAGVSVWAPIEEWTEEMFDRSFDINVKGPYFLIQALLPVFANPASVVLNTSINAHVGAAHSSVYAATKAAFLNMSKTLSSELLGRGIRVNTVSPGPVETPLYDKLGIPDAYRDQVNKDIAATIPFGRFGTPEEVAKAVLYLASDESRWTVGSEIIVDGGRTLNG